A single window of Mangifera indica cultivar Alphonso chromosome 18, CATAS_Mindica_2.1, whole genome shotgun sequence DNA harbors:
- the LOC123202381 gene encoding uncharacterized protein LOC123202381 isoform X6, translating to MARDLLLLDSHLETDGICIILKGFINKSRTIQNGFSYEVFSHFVFGFPTNWEACTEKLFGKELMTGTGSATFSNVNKSAAVLEFAAVAGLENSVSNATQGKYKKENDRRNHNLENIRDYTESSFERITTNGSKETVSSLEDDLAVPGEPSNHHVTESSERVANSESNVKCNEGTIRDSRVEEPSNLECTFMNSAMGKSPVPNDSDNLNLSHLDPVVSRGNSGVEWVTISSSLKITAMQKENDQNKDGLNYGKKDCFTACLFQDSETILTCAGEKSSGVENLNLLSSGLKVMPKNLLFTFPIDGNPNVPEVLGNYINDATRFPVVTSAMNINSTPSRVDTNAIKFTPSNFGGGKGTSSLRNLGNQKRHSEFSGSDKVKSKELMSEVSELLGENLKRCSSQGTIHSERIMGTPEAVRSQSIRRMIRNLLKNSKGKEKEGQTVVCGLKARRRKINSVSVISNQKSNTIQNDILECDNLFNLSDDELEDPTDNTLVKDNSKQRRDRRKISRTGTPRKNAKNFAQRLSGPSDGDCQSDIQTAVGEKEKSAQQLGSSRKKAHRKINFDIHASPLTRERKEKISIISPESLSLKRSRSGRLLLPSLDFWRNQVAVYDADRKITGIQEAVDDVKPSKVSVGSKSEPRIKRRQ from the exons ATGGCAAGAGACTTGCTGTTGCTGGATTCACATCTAGAGA CTGACGGAATCTGCATTATCCTTAAAGGTTTCATAAACAAGTCACGCACAATTCAAAATGGATTTTCCTATGAG GTTTTTAGCCATTTTGTGTTTGGCTTTCCTACTAATTGGGAAGCATGTACAGAAAAGTTATTTGGAAAAGAGTTAATGACTGGAACTGGTTCAGCAACATTCTCCAATGTTAACAAATCAGCGGCAGTTTTGGAAT TTGCAGCTGTTGCTGGCTTGGAAAACTCTGTGTCAAATGCAACTCAAGGTAAATACAAGAAGGAAAATGACAGAAGAAATCATAATCTTGAAAATATACGTGATTATACTGAAAGTTCGTTTGAGAGGATCACTACCAATGGCTCAAAAG AGACTGTTAGTTCACTTGAGGATGATTTAGCGGTGCCAGGAGAACCATCAAACCATCATGTGACAGAATCTTCTGAGAGAGTAGCCAATTCAGAAAGCAATGTAAAATGTAACGAAGGGACAATTAGGGATTCAAGGGTGGAAGAGCCATCAAATTTAGAATGTACGTTTATGAATTCTGCCATGGGAAAGTCTCCAGTACCTAATGATTCTGACAATCTTAATTTGTCCCACTTGGACCCAGTTGTGTCCAGAGGAAATTCAGGTGTGGAGTGGGTGACGATCTCTAGTAGCCTAAAGATAACAGCAATGCAGaaagaaaatgatcaaaataagGATGGGCTGAATTATGGAAAAAAAGATTGCTTTACAGCTTGCTTGTTCCAAGACTCTGAGACTATTTTAACATGTGCTGGTGAAAAATCAAGTGgagttgaaaatttaaatttgttgagTTCTGGTCTTAAAGTTATGCCTAAAAACCTTTTGTTTACATTTCCTATTGATGGAAACCCAAATGTTCCAGAAGTTTTGGgtaattatattaatgatgCCACAAGATTTCCTGTTGTAACTTCAGCTATGAATATTAATAGCACTCCATCTCGGGTGGATACAAATGCTATAAAATTTACCCCTAGTAATTTTGGAGGTGGAAAGGGTACAAGTAGCTTGAGAAATCTGGGCAATCAGAAAAGGCACTCTGAGTTTAGTGGTTCTGATAAGGTTAAAAGCAAAGAGTTGATGTCTGAGGTCTCTGAACTTTTAGGAGAAAACTTGAAGAGGTGTTCATCACAGGGAACCATTCATTCTGAAAGGATTATGGGTACACCTGAGGCAGTTAGAAGCCAATCTATTAGAAGAATGATCAgaaatttgcttaaaaattcAAAAGGCAAAGAGAAGGAAGGACAAACAGTTGTCTGTGGGTTGAAAGCTAGAAGAAGGAAGATCAATTCTGTCTCAGTGATCTCTAATCAGAAGAGCAATACCATTCAAAATGACATTTTAGAATGtgataatttattcaatttgagtGATGATGAGCTTGAAGATCCAACTGATAATACTTTGGTAAAAGATAACTCAAAGCAGAGACGAGACCGTAGAAAAATATCCCGAACTGGGACACCAAGGAAGAACGCGAAAAACTTTGCCCAGCGTCTCAGTGGGCCTAGTGATGGTGATTGTCAAAGTGACATACAAACTGCAGTTggtgagaaagaaaaaagtgcTCAACAACTTGGCTCCTCCAGGAAGAAAGCTCACaggaaaattaattttgatatacat GCAAGTCCTCTTACCCgcgaaagaaaagagaaaatatctaTTATTTCACCAGAATCTTTGAGTCTCAAACGATCCAGATCAg GGAGACTGCTTCTGCCTTCCCTAGATTTTTGGCGCAATCAAGTTGCAGTTTATGATGCG GATCGTAAAATCACTGGAATTCAGGAAGCTGTAGATGATGTTAAACCATCCAAAG TGTCTGTAGGGAGTAAATCTGAGCCTCGGATCAAACGTAGGCAGTGA